One stretch of Pomacea canaliculata isolate SZHN2017 linkage group LG1, ASM307304v1, whole genome shotgun sequence DNA includes these proteins:
- the LOC112565701 gene encoding serine/threonine-protein kinase 31-like isoform X1 codes for MTTKSKAKMKRVSGISTFDVYISNLPKGENDSIEKKISKMFTKFGETKALFIKENNQGKYAIVKYMCEEDAEKAINECNGILLDGTPLLCKRMVEKRPNKPSGGGVAGAPAGIKDNLANKFQRGPDIVPAIELASSSSPGPPELEQQNQSATWGSRNMQMIIMHAMITHVETPTLLWAQVLNDSKVEEQSQITVRLAEVCPTACAVQGSIDMNKIYGCKFSEDGLWYRCQVKSKHNSDKMKVQYIDFGNCEEVNPKDLVELPDDLTTPKPCAIKIVLHNIRYNIAKEKEAIAYVREQTENQYIDIQSRFRLPDGSGHFVDVYVNGLHLNQDLVDKDFAVQKMLNKAMLPRGGGDASTRPPFPSGESVGAGVLGSLPTNSGFGGPGIGPLGSGSRQVVGEPGKIRVTIGGGPGISSSFSDQPFLKPDQSISDIKQDLKVKARNLEKITKERDIACAELNSLKGKIKNMQSEFSRLQASNITALIHRAADMAEKVRKIRSQFSHDQPSPVEEAIKLACSTDKLQDSSIPSLSAVMTTLKNYRAQQSEICQLTDAKPSQEMLESRNVTRKLLYKQLTSCIQEMEQMPITERVQSISQTLDKLNCQYDAYFSMSIQETPDLPSLLAQYDNFKTQRKEDFRNARLQTDQQEAIVGTALQNIREQMSVTSDGHRDASDLDLSCQLRQYCQCLQHEVTVTNIEGSQDASFIASLVQTVYRELKSEVLCANNFLRMHSEFSALHSSIEGWLDNTPTMDKLMACRQTLKVLRSKLRHRLADKHDAEENDDKQLHEIEKDVISIQREIHESLIAEDKEMSELAKLVDSHFPELLLQHPDCGIDIYLTYNGLIKPSHEVDHFDLKPVPAANGGLFYSMFAGNCVIIMECLLSDGHHMGREEFLAQLTTYNSISHPALLHPVTVFFDKNNRHAYLQFEKDGDILANYVEHARLTKMDVYQVVKSVVEGLKMLHEKKVLHGEVHPHNIILRPDGTAGLLPPDLSCCPLDRAKNKYAAPNGIEFIDPAVQSLPANSEPNGSVDIFSVGVLTLWLCCPTTRVRCKPDGSIDVSQLSLDQWASGLVKTLTAHVPQLRPSAEMLLQTNYFLQPPYHNDQLVSIPSSSACMLPPAHSQAAIGHTSVITPPDLQRPPPPLPSQVLHHVASTRSTFSREASPSFCHDHKNASLPPCTIPDAFASSDSSCSQIPPLSFPAMSNHRQFPPPLPGSGRIISDIFMPGSQGLCEGHTAGGFKDTSFQNPDRWNEPEQGGWGDNCYQERASPSLDHGDLEVAGITDATQGHFEIGTFSLEDICDAPGGGEAIKGRKITRESSDERNQPIENGADSVVDEEQDEWNSLAETIESESA; via the exons TTCCAGCCATAGAATTAGCTTCATCCTCATCTCCTGGTCCACCAGAATTAGAA CAGCAAAATCAATCAGCAACATGGGGTTCCCGAAATATGCAGATGATTATCATG CATGCAATGATTACCCATGTAGAGACACCAACGTTACTTTGGGCACAAGTATTGAATGACTCCAAAGTAGAAGAACAATCACAGATCACCGTCAGATTAGCAGAAGTGTGTCCAACAGCTTGTGCTGTACAGGGCAGCATTGACATGAACAAG aTATATGGATGCAAATTCTCAGAGGATGGTCTATGGTACCGTTGTCAGGTCAAAAGCAAGCATAATTCTGACAAG ATGAAAGTGCAATACATAGATTTCGGCAATTGTGAAGAAGTCAATCCCAAGGACCTTGTGGAGCTCCCCGATGATCTGACAACACCTAAACCTTGTGCTATTAAAATAGTCCTCCATAACATTCGCTACAATATTGCCAAGGAAAAAGAG GCTATTGCTTATGTTCGAGAACAAACGGAGAACCAGTATATTGACATTCAGTCTAGATTTCGTTTGCCAGATGGCTCTGGTCATTTTGTAGATGTATATGTGAATGGGCTACATCTCAACCAAGACCTTGTGGACAAGGACTTTGCTGTGCAGAAAATG CTTAACAAAGCAATGCTTCCACGTGGTGGAGGAGATGCCTCTACACGTCCACCATTTCCAAGTGGAGAGAGTGTAGGAGCTGGGGTTCTTGGCTCACTGCCAACAAACTCGGGTTTTGGAGGACCTGGTATTGGACCCCTGGGAAGCGGCTCTAGGCAAGTTGTTGGAGAACCTGGGAAAATAAGAGTGACAATTGGAGG TGGACCTGGAATATCATCCTCTTTCTCAGACCAGCCTTTTTTGAAGCCAGACCAGTCTATTTCAGATATTAAACAAGATCTGAAAGTTAAAGCAAGAAATTTGGAAAAGATAACTAAAGAAAGAGACATTGCGTGTGCAGAACTAAACAGCCTCAAGGgaaaaattaaa AATATGCAGTCTGAGTTTTCAAGACTCCAGGCAAGCAACATAACAGCACTA ATTCACAGAGCCGCAGACATGGctgaaaaagtaagaaaaattag AAGCCAGTTTTCACATGACCAGCCATCACCAGTTGAGGAAGCCATAAAGCTTGCATGCAGCACAGACAAGCTGCAAGACAGTTCCATCCCAAGCTTATCAGCAGTGATGACTACTTTAAAAAACTATCGTGCTCAACAGAGTGAAATTTGCCAGCTCACGGATGCA AAACCATCCCAGGAAATGCTGGAGAGCAGAAATGTCACACGCAAGTTGCTTTACAAACAACTGACTTCCTGCATACAGGAGATGGAGCAAATGCCTATCACAGAACGCGTTCAGAGCATTTCg CAAACCTTGGACAAGTTGAACTGTCAGTATGATGCCTATTTCAGCATGTCTATCCAAGAAACACCAGATTTGCCTTCTCTTTTGGCACAGTATGATAATTTCAAG acacagAGAAAGGAGGACTTTCGAAATGCTAGACTGCAAACTGATCAGCAGGAAGCTATAGTTGGAActgctttacaaaatattagAGAG CAAATGTCTGTGACATCTGATGGACACCGGGATGCTAGTGATCTGGACTTGAGTTGTCAGCTGCGGCAGTACTGCCAATGTCTACAACATGAAGTTActgtcacaaacatt GAAGGAAGCCAGGATGCCAGTTTCATTGCCTCCTTAGTGCAGACAGTATACAGAGAGCTCAAGTCTGAAGTGTTGTGTGCCAACAATTTTTTGCGCATGCATTCTGAGTTTAGTGCTCTACACAGCAGCATAGAAGGCTGGCTGGACAACACACCCACCATGGACAAGCTGATGGCTTGCAGGCAGACACTGAAGGTTCTTCGTTCAAAACTGCGGCATCGCCTGGCGGACAAACATGATGCAGAGGAG AATGATGATAAGCAGCTCCATGAGATTGAAAAGGATGTGATTTCCATCCAAAGAGAGATCCACGAGAGTCTGATTGCAGAAGACAAGGAAATG TCAGAGCTTGCCAAGTTGGTGGACAGTCATTTCCCAGAGCTTCTCCTACAGCACCCTGACTGTGGCATCGACATTTATCTG ACCTACAATGGACTCATAAAACCAAGCCATGAAGTCGATCATTTTGATCTTAAGCCAGTCCCAGCAGCAAATGGTGGCCTCTTTTATTCGATGTTTGCTGGCAATTGTGTCATTATCATG GAATGCCTGCTGTCAGATGGCCACCACATGGGCAGGGAAGAATTTCTAGCTCAGCTAACAACTTACAACAGTATCTCCCACCCTGCCTTGCTTCACCCTGTCACTGTTTTCTTTGACAAG aATAATCGTCACGCCTATCTGCAGTTTGAGAAAGATGGAGACATTCTGGCCAATTACGTTGAACACGCCAGACTAACAAAAATG GATGTTTATCAGGTAGTGAAGTCTGTTGTGGAGGGTCTCAAGATGCTGCATGAGAAGAAAGTACTGCACGGAGAGGTGCATCCTCACAACATTATTCTTCGACCTGATGGGACAGCAGGGTTACTTCCTCCTGACCTGTCCTGCTGTCCT CTGGATCGAGCCAAGAACAAGTACGCAGCTCCCAATGGTATAGAGTTCATTGATCCTGCAGTGCAGTCCTTGCCAGCCAACTCAGAACCAAATGGTTCAGTTGACATTTTCAGCGTTGGTGTTCTGACCCTCTGG CTGTGCTGTCCAACAACTCGAGTCCGCTGCAAGCCAGATGGCAGTATTGATGTGTCTCAGCTGTCACTT GACCAGTGGGCTAGCGGGCTTGTAAAAACCTTGACAGCCCATGTTCCGCAGCTGAGGCCATCTGCAGAGATGTTGCTGCAGACTAATTATTTCCTTCAACCGCCATATCACAATGACCAGCTAGTGTCCATACCATCATCTTCAGCTTGTATGCTACCACCTGCACA CTCACAGGCAGCCATAGGACATACCAGTGTTATCACTCCACCAGACCTGCAGAGGCCACCCCCACCGCTGCCCAGTCAAGTTCTTCACCATGTAGCATCTACAAGGTCCACCTTTTCCAGAGAGGCCAGTCCCAGTTTCTGTCATGACCACAAAAATGCATCCTTACCTCCCTGCACTATTCCAGATGCCTTTGCAAGTTCTGATTCTTCCTGTAGTCAAATCCCACCATTGTCGTTTCCTGCAATGTCCAACCACAGACAGTTTCCACCACCCCTTCCAGGGTCTGGCAGGATAATAAGTGACATCTTCATGCCAGGCTCCCAAGGATTATGTGAAGGTCATACAGCAGGAGGTTTCAAGGACACTTCATTCCAGAATCCAGACAGATGGAATGAACCCGAGCAGGGGGGTTGGGGAGACAACTGTTATCAGGAGCGTGCCAGCCCAAGCTTGGATCATGGTGATTTAGAAGTCGCAGGGATCACAGATGCTACGCAGGGGCACTTTGAGATTGGAACTTTCTCCCTAGAGGATATATGTGATGCGCCAGGAGGAGGTGAAGctatcaaaggaagaaaaataactcGTGAATCTTCAGATGAACGAAACCAGCCCATTGAAAATGGTGCAGATTCTGTGGTGGATGAGGAACAAGATGAGTGGAACAGCTTAGCAG AAACAATAGAATCTGAATCTGCCTGA